A stretch of the Uranotaenia lowii strain MFRU-FL chromosome 3, ASM2978415v1, whole genome shotgun sequence genome encodes the following:
- the LOC129756516 gene encoding antigen 5 like allergen Cul n 1-like, whose product MIAQRLGLVLGAVLAVLVLEVAGQDYCDKSLCRPGRTHIGCDNPDQLGPKCVDGKQVEFDDKLKQLVLDTHNNYRNMVAKGELPWLNKAATLGVMQWDDDLAYLARLHANRCSKGHDECRNTKKYPSAGQNLAMRGSSSDKEPDYAVEIPKHIELWWKEKDAVTQDQIDEYYSKSGTGHFTLLARDKANRIGCAMVWYKDGSWYRTRMTCDYSYTNMIGTPGYTSGEPCSGCKSGCDKKWDGLCSKDESYEY is encoded by the exons ATGATCGCGCAACGTTTGGGTTTGGTCCTGGGAGCGGTTTTGGCTGTTCTAGTCCTGGAGGTAGCTGGACAGGATTATTGTGACAAGAGTCTGTGTCGTCCTGGTCGAACGCACATTGGATGCGACAATCCGGACCAGCTGGGTCCAAAATGTGTCGATGGAAAGCAGGTTGAGTTCGACGATAAGCTGAAGCAGCTGGTCCTGGACACTCACAACAACTATCGGAACATGGTGGCCAAAGGTGAACTTCCGTGGCTCAACAAGGCGGCCACTTTGGGTGTTATG CAATGGGACGACGACCTGGCCTATCTGGCTCGGCTCCATGCCAACAGGTGTAGCAAGGGGCACGACGAATGCCGAAACACCAAGAAATATCCTAGCGCCGGGCAGAATTTGGCCATGCGAGGTTCGTCTTCGGACAAGGAGCCGGACTATGCGGTTGAGATTCCGAAGCATATCGAACTGTGGTGGAAGGAGAAGGATGCCGTAACTCAGGATCAGATCGATGAATACTACAGCAAATCGGGAACCGGTCACTTTACCCTGCTGGCCAGAGATAAGGCAAATCGGATTGGGTGTGCCATGGTTTGGTACAAGGATGGCAGCTGGTATCGGACCCGGATGACCTGCGATTATTCGTACACCAATATGATCGGGACACCGGGCTATACTTCCGGGGAGCCGTGTTCCGGGTGCAAGTCTGGATGCGATAAGAAGTGGGACGGACTGTGTTCCAAGGATGAGTCTTATGAGTATTAG